The following proteins come from a genomic window of Chiloscyllium punctatum isolate Juve2018m chromosome 49, sChiPun1.3, whole genome shotgun sequence:
- the LOC140469217 gene encoding P2Y purinoceptor 4-like, which produces MTYNTSISNLDCKPQELVIFIPILLSVIFLIGCVLSVLSIYTFWFRFKKWKTGMIIQFNLALSDMTILPAAPLMISSFSMANHWPFGQFLCQFKVFLLFIHMYGSIYFLTLVSVHRYITVVRLTKHNIFKNQRFVKSACIGIWIFLFISALPFFFVLKTSEGYNITQCLRIHQTEMSTVYFTWSMVILFPGFIIPFGISVTCYILLGSYIVKMDTTLASGKAMKVKSMGMIAVSLVTFVVCCLPVQVSRLVAVTVKQFHPENCRLLYKIEDIYYTSIVLANVNCCLDPLLYWFSSRKFQEAFKSTLSAFKCLCKEPNQSSFNTENSSTAARPID; this is translated from the coding sequence ATGACCTACAATACTTCAATCAGTAACTTAGACTGTAAACCTCAAGAGCTAGTTATTTTCATCCCTATTTTACTAAGTGTGATTTTTCTAATTGGTTGTGTCCTGAGTGTTTTGAGCATTTATACCTTTTGGTTTCGCTTCAAGAAATGGAAAACGGGGATGATCATCCAGTTTAATCTGGCTTTATCAGATATGACAATCTTGCCGGCAGCACCATTAATGATCAGCTCCTTCTCCATGGCGAATCATTGGCCATTTGGACAGTTCCTGTGTCAGTTTAAAGTGTTCTTGTTATTCATACATATGTATGGCAGTATCTACTTTCTCACTTTGGTGAGTGTGCATAGATATATCACAGTTGTACGTTTGACTAAACACAATATTTTTAAGAACCAAAGATTTGTGAAGTCAGCTTGCATAGGCATATGGATTTTCCTCTTTATAAGTGCATTGCCATTCTTTTTTGTCCTCAAGACGTCTGAAGGATACAACATTACCCAATGCTTGCGTATACACCAAACTGAAATGTCAACTGTCTATTTTACATGGAGCATGGTCATTTTATTTCCTGGGTTCATCATTCCATTTGGCATTTCCGTCACTTGCTATATCCTGCTTGGATCTTATATAGTCAAAATGGACACCACCCTTGCAAGTGGAAAGGCAATGAAAGTGAAATCAATGGGGATGATTGCTGTGTCTCTAGTTACATTCGTTGTTTGCTGTCTGCCAGTACAGGTGTCACGTTTAGTTGCTGTTACAGTGAAACAGTTCCACCCTGAGAATTGCAGGTTGCTGTACAAGATCGAAGATATTTATTACACGTCTATTGTGCTTGCCAATGTGAACTGTTGCCTGGATCCTCTACTCTATTGGTTTTCCAGCAGAAAATTCCAAGAAGCTTTCAAAAGTACTCTAAGTGCATTCAAATGCCTTTGTAAAGAACCGAATCAAAGTAGCTTCAACACAGAAAACTCATCTACAGCAGCAAGACCCATTGATTAG